In Providencia zhijiangensis, a single window of DNA contains:
- a CDS encoding NAD-dependent epimerase has translation MKYLVTGSAGFIGFRLCQRLLESGHEVIGIDNMNAYYDQGLKQSRLHILEQYPQFRFIPLDITDREKVLVLCTQENFDRVIHLAAQAGVRYSLQNPFAYADSNLNGHLAILEGCRQAKVKHLVYASSSSVYGVTDKMPFTTDMSTDHPISLYAATKKANELMAHSYSHLYQLPTTGLRFFTVYGPWGRPDMALFKFTKAILAGEPIDVYNNGDLSRDFTFIDDIVEGVIRVSDIIPQADPQNRSDSPAQSSAPYRIYNIGNGQPVKLIDFISALENALGKEAIKNFLPMQAGDVYTTWADTEDLFNVTGYRPQVSIEQGVQAFVDWYKSYYHR, from the coding sequence ATGAAATATTTGGTCACGGGAAGTGCCGGGTTTATTGGTTTTAGATTGTGTCAAAGACTGTTAGAAAGTGGGCATGAAGTTATCGGTATCGATAATATGAACGCCTATTATGATCAGGGATTGAAACAGTCTCGACTGCATATTCTTGAACAATATCCGCAGTTCCGGTTTATTCCTCTTGATATCACTGACCGCGAAAAAGTGCTGGTGCTGTGTACTCAAGAGAATTTTGACCGCGTTATCCACCTTGCCGCACAGGCAGGGGTGCGTTACTCATTACAAAACCCATTTGCCTATGCTGATAGCAATCTGAATGGGCATTTGGCGATTTTAGAAGGCTGCCGCCAAGCGAAAGTGAAACACTTGGTGTATGCCTCTTCAAGTTCGGTGTATGGCGTAACCGACAAAATGCCATTCACCACCGACATGTCCACCGATCACCCTATCTCATTGTACGCCGCGACCAAAAAGGCCAATGAGTTAATGGCGCACTCTTATTCGCATCTTTATCAGCTGCCGACGACAGGCTTACGCTTTTTCACTGTGTATGGTCCGTGGGGACGCCCGGATATGGCGCTGTTTAAATTCACCAAAGCTATCTTAGCGGGTGAACCTATCGATGTTTATAATAACGGCGATCTTAGCCGTGATTTCACTTTCATTGATGATATTGTCGAAGGTGTTATCCGTGTTTCAGATATAATTCCGCAAGCAGACCCGCAAAATCGTTCTGATTCGCCAGCGCAAAGCAGCGCACCTTACCGCATTTATAATATTGGTAATGGGCAGCCAGTGAAGCTGATTGATTTTATTTCTGCATTGGAAAATGCGTTAGGAAAAGAAGCCATTAAGAACTTCTTACCGATGCAAGCGGGAGATGTTTATACAACATGGGCAGACACCGAAGACCTGTTTAACGTCACCGGCTATCGCCCACAAGTTTCTATTGAACAGGGTGTTCAGGCATTTGTTGACTGGTATAAATCGTATTATCACCGTTAA
- a CDS encoding LTA synthase family protein: protein MNKKLIASIYLALIFIGSLFLVFEKSGVIYPGLISICVYAVIFGVLFTVTARWVFSAIITSTLFIIIKIFNQLKVHYYKEQLFFTDINLMTDTSNLGTLGHYWLAGVAVLALFILLIINGVISWRLSTPCKRKVSRVVSVLMVIVGYFGADWASAHYFDKWSQTLPKGRGTVTNLVMSAQNAKYKSPHFVGDASYFEQKAENVSLANNVSVANNVQTEKPDILLLLQESTVDPKVYDLPAGTKLPELFMFQQDANLTAHSPMRVQTFGGGTWLSEFSALTGLNSDDFGAQKSGVFYFVVDHLNNSLFKEMKANGYYTVVLTPFNKGAYHSGHAYETLGVDRIIQPQELGYPGKLQDNLWTISTEDMLKYVKEILATETDKPVFIFALTMYEHGPYKEGHSDDYGIKDKLDNKDSAGEFSHYMEKIVHSDDAIRDFVSFMEKRQRPMMFLYFGDHQPGISLDKYQSTLSSPAYATQFTLRDNLKAGTEIKTGELTDISFLGGMLLERANLKVSPFYEANIKMRHLCDGKLNDCEDKQLLDGYRHYIYHVLGVANKDETK, encoded by the coding sequence ATGAATAAAAAACTAATTGCGAGTATTTATCTGGCGCTGATTTTTATTGGCTCGCTATTTTTAGTCTTTGAAAAAAGCGGCGTTATTTATCCTGGTCTGATTTCCATTTGTGTTTACGCTGTCATATTTGGTGTTTTATTTACAGTTACTGCTCGCTGGGTTTTCTCTGCAATTATTACGAGTACCCTGTTTATTATCATCAAAATCTTTAACCAGTTGAAAGTTCACTATTATAAAGAGCAACTTTTCTTTACTGATATTAATTTGATGACGGATACCTCCAACTTAGGGACATTAGGCCACTATTGGTTGGCGGGGGTGGCGGTACTTGCGTTATTTATTCTGCTTATCATCAACGGTGTGATCAGTTGGCGTTTATCTACACCATGTAAACGCAAGGTATCACGCGTGGTTAGTGTGCTCATGGTCATCGTGGGCTACTTCGGGGCGGATTGGGCAAGTGCGCATTACTTTGATAAATGGTCACAAACCTTGCCGAAAGGCCGCGGTACAGTGACTAACTTGGTGATGTCTGCACAGAATGCGAAATACAAATCACCGCATTTTGTCGGTGATGCGAGCTATTTTGAGCAAAAGGCTGAGAATGTTTCTTTAGCAAACAATGTTTCTGTGGCAAATAATGTACAAACCGAAAAGCCTGACATTCTGCTGTTATTACAAGAATCTACGGTTGACCCAAAAGTTTATGATTTACCTGCGGGAACGAAACTGCCAGAGTTATTTATGTTCCAGCAAGATGCCAATTTAACTGCACATAGTCCGATGCGCGTACAAACCTTTGGTGGTGGAACATGGTTATCTGAGTTTTCCGCATTAACGGGGTTAAATAGCGATGATTTCGGGGCACAAAAAAGTGGTGTGTTCTATTTTGTGGTCGATCATTTAAATAACAGCTTATTTAAAGAGATGAAAGCCAACGGTTATTATACAGTCGTCCTAACGCCGTTTAATAAAGGGGCTTATCATTCTGGTCACGCTTATGAAACGCTGGGCGTTGACCGTATCATTCAGCCTCAAGAGTTAGGCTATCCCGGTAAGTTGCAAGATAATTTATGGACGATCAGCACGGAAGATATGCTGAAGTACGTGAAAGAAATTTTGGCAACGGAAACGGATAAGCCCGTCTTTATTTTTGCACTAACCATGTATGAACACGGGCCTTATAAAGAAGGGCACAGTGATGATTACGGAATTAAAGATAAGCTAGATAATAAAGATTCTGCGGGCGAATTTAGTCATTATATGGAAAAAATCGTCCACTCCGACGATGCGATCCGTGACTTTGTTTCGTTTATGGAAAAACGCCAGCGTCCAATGATGTTCCTCTATTTTGGAGACCATCAACCGGGGATCAGCTTAGATAAATATCAGTCCACATTATCGTCCCCTGCTTATGCGACGCAGTTTACCCTAAGAGATAATCTCAAAGCGGGTACCGAAATTAAAACGGGTGAGTTAACGGATATTTCATTCCTTGGCGGCATGTTATTGGAACGCGCGAACTTAAAAGTTTCGCCATTCTATGAAGCAAATATTAAGATGCGCCATTTATGCGACGGTAAACTGAATGACTGTGAAGATAAGCAGTTACTCGATGGTTATCGCCACTATATTTATCATGTGCTCGGTGTCGCCAATAAAGATGAGACCAAGTAG
- the selB gene encoding selenocysteine-specific translation elongation factor → MIFATAGHVDHGKTSLIQALTGVNTAHLPEEKKRGMTIDLGYAYWPQSDGSSIGFIDVPGHEKFLANMLAGIGGVNHALLVVACDDGIMAQTLEHLSILRLAGCQDVSVILTKADRVDEQRVTEVTQQVHTELRRQGWLNAPLFITSASTGLGIGALRQYLQQLHQQQNSSTDLQQRFRLAIDRIFHVKGAGIVVTGTALAGKVSVGESLWVTGADTSVRIRGIHRQNQVAEFAQAGDRVALNLTGNIDKESITRGDWLLAEQPAFIASRVIVELTCDAPLKHWQPVHLYHGASHITGRVSLLTESGETPMLAELILDTPLWLVDNDRLIIRDISARHTLAGARVIRLVSPRRGKRQPEFLDWLSRLCATDDELTQLNLQLPSGELDLNSYGWSRQLTQLALDSLLEQVDIVRVGDVVLSAFKAQVAKDKLIQSLENFNEVHSDQIGVGKARLKRMALPTMDEILVFKLINDLIAEGAIKQTRGWLHMPQHGLVFDAKQQGIWQQVEGLFTHPEARWVRDIAVETGHDEDTIRRILKKAAQMGLIVAIVRDRYYSSEQIRQFAQIISCHCAEHEVIFAADFRNELGIGRKLAIQILEFFDKSGFTRRKEDGHYLRDKGIFVE, encoded by the coding sequence ATGATTTTTGCGACAGCCGGTCATGTTGACCATGGTAAAACATCGTTAATTCAAGCGCTGACTGGCGTGAACACCGCGCATCTTCCAGAAGAGAAGAAACGTGGAATGACTATCGACCTCGGCTATGCGTATTGGCCGCAATCTGATGGTAGCTCAATTGGTTTTATTGATGTCCCTGGACACGAAAAATTCCTCGCGAACATGTTGGCGGGGATCGGTGGGGTTAATCATGCCCTACTGGTAGTGGCGTGCGACGATGGAATCATGGCGCAAACCCTTGAGCATTTGTCGATTTTACGACTTGCGGGTTGCCAAGATGTCTCTGTGATTTTAACTAAAGCCGACCGTGTTGATGAGCAGCGAGTGACAGAGGTCACTCAACAGGTTCACACTGAACTGCGTCGCCAAGGCTGGTTGAATGCGCCATTATTTATCACTTCAGCAAGTACAGGGCTGGGCATTGGTGCACTGCGCCAATACTTGCAGCAACTGCACCAACAACAAAATTCTTCTACTGATCTGCAACAGCGTTTTCGTTTAGCCATCGACCGTATTTTCCATGTGAAAGGAGCGGGAATTGTGGTTACGGGAACGGCGCTTGCGGGTAAAGTGAGTGTGGGTGAATCCTTATGGGTTACAGGAGCTGATACTTCGGTTCGTATTCGTGGTATTCATCGCCAAAATCAAGTCGCTGAGTTTGCTCAAGCGGGGGATCGCGTCGCGCTGAATTTAACGGGAAACATCGATAAAGAATCGATAACCCGCGGTGATTGGCTGCTGGCGGAGCAACCTGCTTTTATCGCTTCTCGAGTGATAGTGGAGTTGACCTGCGATGCGCCACTCAAGCATTGGCAACCCGTGCATCTTTACCACGGTGCAAGTCACATTACAGGGCGGGTCTCTTTGCTGACGGAATCAGGCGAAACGCCGATGTTGGCCGAGCTGATTTTAGATACGCCACTGTGGCTGGTGGATAATGACCGATTAATTATTCGCGATATTAGTGCGCGACACACCTTGGCTGGTGCGCGTGTTATTCGCTTAGTCTCTCCGCGTCGTGGTAAGAGACAGCCTGAGTTCCTCGATTGGTTATCTCGTTTATGTGCAACGGATGATGAGCTGACACAGCTTAACCTACAGTTACCCAGCGGTGAGCTAGACTTAAACAGTTACGGTTGGTCGCGTCAGTTAACTCAGTTGGCATTAGATTCCTTGCTGGAACAAGTTGATATCGTCCGTGTCGGCGATGTCGTACTTTCTGCGTTTAAGGCGCAGGTTGCCAAGGATAAATTGATTCAATCCCTCGAAAACTTCAATGAAGTTCATAGCGACCAGATAGGTGTAGGTAAAGCGCGATTGAAACGAATGGCGCTACCCACGATGGATGAAATCTTGGTATTCAAATTGATTAATGATTTGATTGCCGAGGGGGCGATTAAGCAGACTCGTGGCTGGCTGCATATGCCGCAGCATGGGCTAGTGTTTGATGCCAAGCAGCAAGGTATTTGGCAACAAGTGGAAGGGCTGTTCACGCATCCTGAAGCTCGTTGGGTACGCGATATTGCCGTAGAAACGGGTCACGATGAAGATACTATTCGCCGTATATTGAAAAAAGCTGCACAAATGGGGCTGATCGTGGCGATTGTGCGTGATAGGTATTATAGCAGCGAACAGATCCGTCAATTTGCCCAAATTATTTCGTGCCACTGTGCTGAGCACGAGGTGATTTTTGCCGCTGATTTTCGTAATGAATTGGGTATTGGTCGCAAACTGGCGATTCAAATTCTCGAGTTCTTTGATAAAAGCGGCTTTACTCGTCGTAAAGAAGATGGGCATTATTTACGAGACAAAGGCATTTTTGTTGAATAA
- the selA gene encoding L-seryl-tRNA(Sec) selenium transferase, protein MDESNVALYRQLPAIDKLLQCDEAQILVEKSGLHWVTECLREMQEQARASIAQDGCLPDWHGDWLAELSVRHDELQHSALKNVFNLTGTVLHTNLGRAVMSNSAIHAVSQVMSSPVTLEYSLDGATRGHRDRAIADLLCQLTGAEDACIVNNNAAAVLLLLATVAPQREVIVSRGELVEIGGAFRVPDVMAQAGCKLVEVGTTNRTHLRDYENAINDQTGLLMKVHTSNYSIEGFTAEVEGEELAVLGQKYQLPTAIDLGSGSMIDMTAYGLPAEPMPQAYLSQGIDLVSISGDKLLGGPQAGIILGKKKWIDAIQKHPLKRALRVDKMVLAALEATLKLYLTPEKLTTELPTLRWLTRSQEEIRQSAENILVKLQAYYGDRFFVEAEPCLSQIGSGSLPVDRLPSYAITFAPLDGKGGNLERLASHWRQLPQPVIGRLKEGKLWLDLRCLENEHELVQALLS, encoded by the coding sequence ATGGATGAATCGAATGTCGCGCTATACCGCCAGTTACCTGCCATCGACAAGCTTTTACAATGCGATGAAGCACAGATATTGGTGGAAAAATCGGGTCTGCATTGGGTAACAGAATGCCTACGTGAAATGCAGGAACAAGCGCGAGCGTCTATTGCACAAGACGGATGTTTACCGGATTGGCACGGTGATTGGTTAGCAGAACTTTCTGTTCGCCATGATGAGTTGCAACACAGTGCGTTAAAAAACGTCTTTAATTTGACGGGGACTGTGTTGCACACCAACCTAGGGCGTGCAGTGATGTCCAACTCTGCTATTCATGCTGTTTCGCAAGTGATGAGTTCACCAGTCACGTTAGAATATTCTCTTGATGGCGCAACGCGAGGGCATCGCGACCGCGCCATTGCTGATTTACTGTGCCAACTCACAGGGGCAGAAGATGCCTGTATTGTGAATAACAATGCGGCGGCGGTTTTACTGCTATTAGCCACGGTCGCCCCGCAGCGCGAGGTGATTGTCTCTCGCGGTGAGCTGGTGGAAATTGGGGGCGCATTTCGTGTTCCCGATGTAATGGCACAGGCAGGCTGTAAATTGGTTGAAGTGGGCACTACTAACCGAACCCATTTACGGGATTATGAAAATGCCATTAATGACCAAACAGGGTTGTTAATGAAGGTACATACCAGTAACTACAGCATTGAAGGCTTTACCGCGGAAGTTGAAGGGGAAGAGCTGGCTGTTTTAGGGCAAAAATACCAATTACCGACAGCGATTGATTTAGGCAGTGGGTCGATGATTGATATGACCGCGTATGGATTGCCAGCGGAGCCGATGCCACAAGCATATTTATCTCAAGGCATTGATTTGGTCTCTATTTCAGGAGACAAATTACTGGGAGGGCCTCAAGCGGGGATCATTCTCGGTAAGAAAAAATGGATTGATGCCATTCAAAAACACCCTTTAAAACGCGCCCTTCGCGTAGATAAAATGGTGCTTGCTGCGTTAGAAGCGACGCTAAAACTCTATTTAACTCCAGAAAAACTCACCACTGAACTGCCGACATTACGTTGGCTAACACGTTCCCAAGAAGAAATTAGGCAGAGTGCCGAGAATATCCTCGTGAAGCTGCAAGCCTATTATGGGGATCGCTTCTTTGTCGAGGCTGAGCCTTGCTTATCGCAAATCGGTAGTGGCTCTCTTCCCGTTGACCGATTACCCAGCTATGCGATTACATTCGCGCCTCTTGATGGAAAAGGCGGTAATTTAGAGCGCCTTGCCAGCCACTGGCGTCAATTACCTCAGCCTGTTATCGGGCGTTTAAAAGAGGGCAAACTGTGGCTAGACCTACGTTGCCTTGAGAATGAACACGAATTAGTGCAGGCGTTATTGTCATGA
- the fdhE gene encoding formate dehydrogenase accessory protein FdhE, with amino-acid sequence MGIRIVPKEELGQERLKEKGIGFIPPVLFPNLKSLYQRRAERLKELGVGEHPFADYLNFAAEVATAQNNAQHDNPLEMDMEAVLARSMATNTAPLDAKTFPRTGHWHKLLRSIIAELMPIVPDSVRTALENLEKASEAELEEMATALLNEQFEKVPADKSMFIWAALSVYWAQMAANIPGKARAEHGDHRHYCPVCNSMPVSSIVQIGTSQGLRYLHCTLCETEWHMVRVKCSNCEQTRDLNYWSLDDENAAVKAESCGDCGSYLKVLYQEKEAKVEAVADDLASIILDARMEEEGFARSSINPFLFPGEK; translated from the coding sequence ATGGGTATTCGTATCGTCCCGAAAGAAGAATTAGGTCAAGAGAGATTAAAAGAGAAAGGCATCGGTTTTATTCCGCCTGTTTTATTCCCGAATTTAAAAAGCCTTTATCAACGTCGTGCAGAAAGATTAAAAGAGTTAGGCGTTGGTGAACATCCTTTTGCAGATTATCTGAACTTCGCTGCGGAAGTGGCAACGGCGCAAAATAATGCGCAGCATGACAATCCATTAGAGATGGATATGGAAGCGGTTTTAGCACGTTCAATGGCAACGAATACCGCACCATTAGATGCAAAAACATTCCCACGCACTGGTCACTGGCACAAATTATTACGTTCAATCATCGCCGAATTGATGCCGATCGTGCCAGATTCTGTTCGTACTGCCCTCGAAAACTTAGAAAAAGCCTCAGAAGCTGAACTCGAAGAGATGGCAACTGCGCTGTTAAACGAACAGTTTGAAAAAGTCCCTGCGGATAAATCCATGTTCATTTGGGCGGCATTGTCTGTCTATTGGGCACAAATGGCGGCCAATATCCCAGGTAAAGCTCGCGCAGAGCACGGCGATCACCGTCATTACTGCCCAGTGTGCAACAGCATGCCAGTCTCCAGCATTGTACAAATTGGGACTAGCCAAGGTTTACGCTATTTACACTGCACACTGTGTGAAACAGAGTGGCACATGGTTCGTGTGAAATGCAGTAACTGCGAACAAACTCGCGATCTTAACTACTGGTCACTGGATGATGAAAATGCGGCAGTGAAAGCGGAAAGCTGTGGTGACTGCGGTAGCTATCTGAAAGTGTTATACCAAGAGAAAGAAGCCAAAGTGGAAGCGGTAGCGGATGATTTAGCTTCGATCATTTTAGATGCGCGTATGGAAGAAGAAGGTTTTGCTCGTAGCAGCATTAACCCATTCTTATTCCCGGGCGAAAAATAA
- a CDS encoding YoaK family protein translates to MSSLFHFEAKSHTPFFLLLAFIGGFVDACSFVIFEVFTGHLTGNSILSMIYLAKMNIGMLLLSAISILGFFAGTFLGSWIRLKHSAIVLYRFVLGLVFLIFSGVFTIYFFIQPLYSPDLAILLISLSMGIQNGYFNKAGTVGIHSTYVTGMTTSCINAFLKNVPGDSSKKVLLLAVLSFITGGLAGGILSVNYQYVGFSAVLVLLGCALIYSFTIRD, encoded by the coding sequence ATGTCGTCATTATTTCACTTCGAAGCGAAGTCTCACACACCCTTCTTTTTATTGCTTGCCTTTATTGGCGGATTTGTCGATGCCTGCTCATTTGTCATCTTTGAGGTGTTTACTGGCCATCTGACAGGAAATAGCATTTTAAGTATGATTTACCTCGCCAAAATGAATATTGGCATGTTGCTACTCTCTGCAATTTCCATATTAGGATTTTTTGCAGGAACATTTTTAGGTTCTTGGATTCGGCTCAAGCATAGCGCAATTGTGTTATATCGCTTTGTTCTAGGTCTGGTATTTTTAATATTTAGTGGTGTTTTCACTATTTATTTTTTCATCCAGCCTTTGTATTCACCTGATTTAGCCATTTTGCTGATCAGCTTATCAATGGGCATTCAAAATGGTTATTTTAATAAGGCGGGCACGGTTGGGATCCATTCCACCTATGTCACCGGCATGACCACATCCTGCATTAATGCCTTTTTAAAAAATGTGCCTGGGGACAGTAGCAAAAAAGTTTTACTCTTAGCGGTACTCTCTTTTATTACGGGGGGATTAGCGGGCGGGATTTTATCGGTGAATTACCAGTATGTCGGGTTTTCTGCTGTATTAGTTCTCTTGGGATGTGCGCTAATTTACAGCTTCACAATCCGTGATTGA
- the fdoI gene encoding formate dehydrogenase cytochrome b556 subunit — translation MMPDDNDKIIRHKPIERINHWAVVICFLFTAISGLGFFFPSLNWFMNILGTPQLSRILHPFVGTAMFLLFVFMFFRYFHHNFINKEDIKWGKNIGKVLKNEEAGDVGQYNLGQKGVYWVVTICLLALVVTGVIMWRPFFADYFPIPVYRAAILIHSLSAIGLILMIVVHAYAAIWVKGSVRAMVEGWVTRGWARKHHPRWYRELVAKEKQQQEQQEKN, via the coding sequence ATGATGCCAGATGATAACGACAAAATTATTCGCCACAAACCGATTGAAAGGATCAATCACTGGGCGGTTGTAATTTGCTTCTTGTTCACGGCTATCAGCGGACTGGGCTTTTTCTTCCCATCGCTGAACTGGTTTATGAACATTTTAGGCACGCCACAACTGTCTCGAATTTTGCATCCATTCGTGGGTACGGCGATGTTCTTGCTGTTCGTCTTTATGTTCTTCCGTTATTTCCACCATAACTTCATTAATAAAGAAGATATCAAATGGGGGAAAAATATCGGTAAGGTATTGAAAAACGAAGAAGCTGGCGACGTGGGCCAATATAACCTCGGTCAGAAAGGGGTGTATTGGGTGGTCACTATCTGCTTACTGGCATTGGTTGTCACTGGCGTGATTATGTGGCGTCCATTCTTCGCGGACTACTTCCCAATTCCAGTGTACCGCGCAGCGATTCTGATTCACTCGCTGTCAGCCATTGGCTTGATCCTGATGATTGTTGTGCATGCGTATGCGGCAATTTGGGTCAAAGGCTCTGTGCGTGCGATGGTTGAAGGTTGGGTAACACGAGGTTGGGCGAGAAAGCATCATCCACGCTGGTACCGCGAGCTAGTTGCTAAAGAGAAACAGCAACAAGAGCAGCAAGAGAAAAACTAA
- the fdxH gene encoding formate dehydrogenase subunit beta, protein MSMQSQDIIRRSATNSLTPAPQVRDYKEEVAKLIDVTTCIGCKACQVACSEWNDIRDKIGTNVGVYDNPTDLTDKSWTVMRFSEVEENDKFEWLIRKDGCMHCADPGCLKACPSEGAIVQYKNGIVDFQSEHCIGCGYCIAGCPFNVPRINKEDNRAYKCTLCVDRVEVGQEPACVKTCPTGAIHFGSKEDMIGMAGERVEELKTRGYANAGLYDPQGVGGTHVMYVLHHADKPQLYHGLPENPTISPTVTFWKGIWKPIAAVGFAATFAAAIFHYVGIGPNRVSKKDEEEALEDLHNAMSSDTSKSKEGEDQK, encoded by the coding sequence ATGTCAATGCAATCTCAGGACATTATTCGTCGCTCTGCCACCAATTCCCTGACGCCCGCACCTCAGGTGCGGGACTATAAGGAAGAAGTTGCAAAGCTGATTGACGTCACAACCTGTATCGGCTGTAAAGCGTGTCAGGTTGCGTGTTCCGAATGGAACGATATCCGTGACAAAATCGGAACAAACGTTGGGGTGTATGACAACCCAACGGATTTAACCGATAAGTCATGGACAGTCATGCGCTTCTCTGAAGTGGAAGAGAACGATAAATTTGAATGGCTGATCCGTAAAGATGGCTGTATGCACTGTGCTGATCCGGGTTGCCTGAAGGCATGTCCGTCAGAAGGCGCAATCGTCCAGTACAAAAACGGTATCGTGGATTTCCAATCTGAACACTGTATCGGCTGTGGTTACTGTATCGCGGGTTGCCCGTTCAACGTGCCACGCATCAACAAAGAAGACAACCGCGCATACAAATGTACGCTGTGTGTTGACCGTGTTGAAGTCGGTCAAGAGCCTGCTTGTGTGAAAACATGTCCAACTGGCGCTATCCATTTTGGTAGCAAAGAAGACATGATTGGCATGGCTGGCGAACGTGTTGAAGAGCTGAAAACTCGTGGTTATGCAAACGCAGGTTTATACGATCCACAAGGTGTGGGCGGTACGCACGTTATGTACGTATTGCACCATGCGGATAAGCCGCAGTTGTATCACGGATTACCAGAAAACCCGACCATCAGCCCAACAGTTACCTTCTGGAAAGGTATCTGGAAGCCGATTGCTGCGGTTGGTTTTGCGGCAACATTTGCGGCGGCAATTTTCCACTATGTGGGAATTGGTCCAAACCGCGTCTCCAAGAAAGATGAAGAAGAGGCTCTAGAAGATTTGCACAACGCAATGTCGTCTGACACTTCGAAATCAAAAGAAGGGGAGGATCAGAAATGA